A stretch of Phragmites australis chromosome 12, lpPhrAust1.1, whole genome shotgun sequence DNA encodes these proteins:
- the LOC133886824 gene encoding 5'-3' exoribonuclease 2-like has translation MGVPSFYKWLVGKYPSIIVPAKKDDAGGVGESPNPNGVFDNLYLDMNGIIHPCFHPEDQVCPPTTFDEVFEAMFEYMDRLFRIVRPTKLLYLAVDGVAPRAKMNQQRSRRFKAAKDAKDAEMEENILRERFKAEGKEVLPRETYEVSDPNVITPGTEFMEKLSKALEYYIRARLNSDPGWKDIKVILSDSNVPGEGEHKIMSFIRAQRSRENYDPNTRHCLYGLDADLIMLALASHELHFSILREDVIHEIQPENCIALAREFFKTEESSRKCGGWFLRATEASPKGKIPKKQYQFLNIWVLREYLELDLMILNPIVKTDIERLIDDFIFICFLIGNDFISHIPSLEIHENAVDLLIEVYKTTFNKMGGYIVNTEKVKDKHAAYLKVSRLEKFIHELSMCEEKIFVKRYELRERLQRNILSQAAQKEWNERNFDNVEEYPDGPDLTVKSFSTQCSISTVSSDKSDITANTLELRRNLKDTLRNKQDLVKSGACKHDWIKLGLAGWKSRFYREKFGVASCNEVGKLKKDMVQKYLEGLCWVLQYYFADVPSWSWYYPFYYAPFASDLKGLSQFKISFTMDKPLRPFDQLMAVLPPESSCALPKCYRELMDSEESPIQKFYPSDLQIDTHGKRFLWQGITKLPFIDEKLLLSATKTVENDLAVHEMIRNTVRQEKIFLRNSNTLANNAAFVRTSDSSSEKLLIDPSTSELGGWLLPADDDGTGSGFFCSPIKDLEDIRNDQTLSFMFFNPELVKPIPRLLDHVKIPEKTLTEAAISKRPLWHTYPGSRPPATIASAVEAQPRISSFGRGRGSPFAAETSQWSSSGRSNGRGVHGPSMAQSRGSRFDSGGAYGFRPAGGAWAGRGSAHEQRRGAFQRQPVRPWARGDNCGGNGGGRGGSGQPRAW, from the exons ATGGGGGTGCCTTCGTTCTACAAGTGGCTTGTGGGGAAGTACCCCAGCATCATCGTCCCGGCAAAGAAGGATGACGCCGGCGGGGTGGGGGAGAGCCCTAATCCTAATGGCGTCTTCGACAACCTCTACCTGGACATGAACGGCATCATCCACCCTTGCTTCCATCCGGAGGACCAG GTGTGCCCGCCGACCACGTTCGACGAGGTGTTCGAGGCCATGTTCGAGTACATGGATCGCCTCTTCCGCATCGTCAGGCCAACCAAGCTGCTCTACTTGGCAGTCG ATGGTGTTGCTCCCCGCGCCAAAATGAACCAGCAGAGGTCCAGGCGCTTCAAGGCAGCCAAGGACGCCAAAGACGCG GAAATGGAAGAAAACATTCTGCGCGAAAGATTCAAAGCCGAAGGCAAGGAGGTGCTACCACGTGAGACATACGAGGTTTCAGATCCCAATGTCATTACGCCAGGGACTGAGTTCATGGAGAAGCTCTCGAAAGCGCTCGAGTACTACATACGTGCCCGGTTGAATAGTGATCCCGGGTGGAAAGACATTAAG GTGATACTATCTGATTCAAACGTTCCTGGGGAAGGTGAGCACAAAATCATGTCATTCATCCGTGCACAACGCAGCAGGGAGAATTATGATCCAAACACGCGCCACTGTTTGTATGGATTG GATGCGGATCTAATAATGCTCGCTTTGGCATCTCATGAACTACACTTTTCAATTTTGCGGGAG GATGTGATACATGAAATTCAGCCAGAAAATTGTATCGCTTTAGCTAGAGAATTCTTCAAAACTGAAGAGTCATCAAGAAAGTGTGGAGGCTGGTTCCTGCGGGCAACCGAAGCAAGTCCTAAGGGCAAGATTCCCAAGAAACAATATCAG TTCTTGAACATATGGGTTCTGAGGGAGTACTTGGAGCTTGATTTGATGATATTGAACCCTATAGTCAAAACGGATATCGAGAGGCTCATAGATGACttcatatttatttgtttcttgattggAAATGATTTCATTTCTCACATTCCTTCGCTTGAGATTCATGAG AACGCAGTTGATCTGCTCATTGAAGTGTACAAAAcaactttcaacaaaatggGGGGCTATATTGTGAACACAGAAAAG GTGAAAGACAAACATGCTGCATATCTAAAAGTCTCAAGGTTAGAAAAGTTTATTCATGAACTGTCCATGTGTGAAGAGAAAATCTTTGTCAAAAGATATGAGCTGCGAGAG CGGTTACAGCGCAATATACTGAGTCAAGCTGCACAAAAAGAATGGAATGAAAGAAACTTTGACAATGTG GAAGAATATCCTGATGGTCCAGACTTGACAGTCAAGTCTTTTTCAACACAATGCAGTATTTCCACCGTCAGCTCCGACAAGTCAGAT ATCACTGCAAATACCTTAGAGCTGAGGCGTAACTTAAAGGATACTCTTCGTAACAAGCAAGACCTTGTAAAAAGTGGAGCCTGTAAACATGACTGG ATAAAACTGGGATTAGCAGGGTGGAAATCTCGGTTCTACAGGGAAAAGTTTGGTGTCGCGAGCTGTAACGAAGTTGGGAAGCTGAAGAAGGACATG GTTCAAAAGTATCTGGAAGGACTTTGTTGGGTGCTGCAATACTATTTTGCAGACGTGCCATCATGGAGCTG gtACTACCCCTTCTATTATGCTCCTTTCGCATCTGATCTCAAAGGACTATCTCAGTTCAAGATATCTTTCACTATGGACAAGCCACTGAGACCATTCGATCAGCTCATGGCAGTTCTGCCACCAGAAAG cTCATGTGCACTACCAAAATGTTATAGAGAACTGATGGACAGTGAAGAGTCTCCGATACAAAAATTCTATCCGTCAG ATCTCCAGATTGATACACATGGGAAACGTTTCTTGTGGCAA GGTATTACAAAGTTGCCATTCATTGATGAAAAGCTGCTGCTTTCGGCCACAAAGACGGTGGAGAACGATCTTGCG GTGCATGAGATGATAAGAAATACGGTTCGGCAAGAGAAGATCTTCCTGAGGAATTCAAATACTCTGGCAAACAATGCAGCATTTGTGCGAACATCTGACTCTTCATCGGAAAAGCTTCTAATTGATCCATCTACCAG TGAACTTGGAGGATGGTTGTTGCCTGCTGATGACGATGGTACAGGCAGCGGCTTCTTCTGTTCGCCCATAAAAGATCTAGAGGACATTAGAAATGATCAGACACT ATCATTCATGTTCTTCAACCCTGAGCTGGTGAAGCCCATTCCAAGACTACTTGATCATGTCAAAATACCTGAAAAG ACTTTAACTGAAGCTGCCATTTCGAAGAGGCCACTGTGGCACACCTACCCGGGTTCCCGACCACCTGCAACCATCGCCTCCGCCGTGGAGGCACAGCCGAGGATCAGCAGCTTCGGACGCGGGAGAGGGAGTCCCTTCGCCGCCGAGACATCGCAGTGGAGCAGCAGCGGCCGCAGCAACGGGAGAGGTGTCCATGGGCCCTCCATGGCGCAAAGCAGAGGCAGCAGGTTTGACAGCGGTGGCGCGTACGGTTTCCGACCGGCAGGAGGCGCTTGGGCAGGAAGAGGCAGCGCGCACGAGCAGCGCAGAGGCGCGTTTCAGAGGCAGCCGGTTAGGCCGTGGGCGAGGGGCGATAATTGTGGTGGGAACGGAGGCGGACGCGGAGGGAGCGGGCAGCCCCGTGCTTGGTAG